From a region of the Bacillota bacterium genome:
- the pstC gene encoding phosphate ABC transporter permease subunit PstC, with amino-acid sequence MKQRGDLLFRALTTLGGLLIFLVVALMLVQMVEGSLPILSRAGVGFFAGTTWDPVHSVFHALPSIWGTLVSSFIGLLIAVPFGLAVAIFLSQVAPHWLAGTASVAVELLAAIPSVVYGYWGIFVLAPLMRQVIEPALSAALGWLPFFQGPPFGIGMLSAGLILSVMVLPTVTAVARDVLAAVPVEQRDAALALGATRWEAITGALLPYARTGLVGAVVLALGRAVGETMAVTMLIGNQPTLSLSLFSPAYSMASIIANEFTEATTTLHVSALIAIGLTLFVLGFVLNAGARLLVWQMDRRLGGARG; translated from the coding sequence GTGAAGCAGAGGGGCGACCTTCTCTTCCGGGCCTTGACCACGCTGGGCGGCCTGCTGATCTTCCTCGTGGTCGCGCTGATGCTGGTGCAGATGGTGGAAGGCTCGCTGCCCATCCTCTCCCGGGCGGGAGTGGGCTTCTTCGCCGGCACCACCTGGGATCCGGTCCACTCCGTCTTCCACGCCCTGCCCTCCATCTGGGGCACGCTGGTCAGCTCCTTCATCGGCCTCCTCATCGCCGTCCCCTTCGGCCTGGCGGTGGCCATCTTTCTCTCGCAGGTGGCGCCGCACTGGCTGGCGGGCACCGCCTCGGTGGCGGTGGAGCTGCTGGCCGCCATCCCCAGCGTGGTCTACGGCTACTGGGGCATCTTCGTGCTGGCTCCGCTCATGCGCCAGGTCATCGAGCCGGCGCTGTCGGCCGCGCTGGGCTGGCTGCCCTTCTTCCAGGGGCCGCCCTTCGGCATCGGCATGCTCTCGGCCGGGCTGATCCTCTCCGTCATGGTCCTGCCCACGGTGACGGCCGTGGCGCGCGACGTGCTGGCGGCGGTGCCGGTGGAGCAGCGGGACGCGGCGCTGGCGCTGGGGGCGACGCGCTGGGAGGCCATCACCGGGGCGCTGCTTCCTTATGCGCGGACGGGGCTGGTGGGCGCCGTGGTGTTGGCGCTGGGGCGCGCGGTGGGCGAGACGATGGCGGTCACCATGCTGATCGGCAACCAGCCGACGCTCTCGCTCTCGCTCTTCTCGCCCGCCTACTCCATGGCCAGCATCATCGCCAACGAGTTCACCGAGGCGACGACCACCCTGCACGTCTCCGCCCTGATCGCCATCGGGCTGACGCTCTTCGTGCTGGGCTTCGTGCTCAACGCCGGGGCGCGGCTTCTCGTCTGGCAGATGGACCGGCGCCTGGGGGGTGCGCGGGGGTGA
- the pstA gene encoding phosphate ABC transporter permease PstA, with protein MVGLTVLAFALALVPLLHILGYTLWHGLPVLDWAFFTRLPAPVGEAGGGVLQALVGTTVIVLLAALMGVPVGLLAGVYLAEFGRGRFAAWLSFLSDVLTGVPSITVGIFAYTVIVVPMRSFSALSGAVALAVLMVPTVTRTTADMLRLVPVEMRDGALALGAPYWYAVLAVEMRQALPGIVTGVLLAVARVAGETAPLLFTAFGSNVLVWNVLRPMATMTLQIFQYSISPWPAQQQLAWGAALVLILLVLALNLGARALARRMSRYNAGR; from the coding sequence ATGGTGGGGCTGACCGTCCTCGCCTTCGCCCTGGCGCTGGTGCCTCTCCTCCACATCCTGGGCTACACGCTCTGGCACGGCCTGCCGGTGCTCGACTGGGCCTTCTTCACGCGCCTGCCGGCGCCGGTGGGGGAGGCGGGCGGAGGCGTCCTGCAGGCGCTGGTGGGGACGACGGTGATCGTCCTCCTGGCGGCGCTGATGGGCGTCCCGGTGGGGCTGTTGGCGGGCGTCTACCTGGCCGAGTTCGGCCGCGGGCGCTTCGCGGCCTGGCTCAGCTTCCTGAGCGACGTCCTGACCGGCGTCCCCTCCATCACCGTGGGCATCTTCGCCTACACGGTGATCGTCGTCCCGATGCGCTCCTTCTCCGCCCTGTCGGGGGCGGTGGCGCTGGCCGTGCTGATGGTGCCGACGGTGACGCGGACGACGGCCGACATGCTGCGGCTGGTGCCGGTGGAGATGCGCGACGGGGCGCTGGCGCTGGGCGCCCCCTACTGGTACGCGGTGCTGGCGGTGGAGATGCGACAGGCGCTGCCGGGCATCGTGACGGGCGTGCTCCTGGCGGTGGCCCGGGTGGCCGGGGAGACGGCGCCGCTCCTCTTCACCGCCTTCGGCTCCAACGTGCTGGTCTGGAACGTGCTGCGGCCCATGGCGACCATGACGCTCCAGATCTTCCAGTACTCCATCTCGCCCTGGCCGGCGCAGCAGCAGCTGGCCTGGGGCGCCGCCCTGGTCCTCATCCTGCTGGTGCTGGCGCTCAACCTGGGGGCGCGCGCCCTCGCCCGCCGCATGTCGCGCTACAACGCCGGGCGCTGA
- a CDS encoding RNB domain-containing ribonuclease yields MQMVVWERRRRLQVAARLNGGPRGRWLLLAPDGERVELAPERAWLVGEAPGVGEPSSRLEVAAALEALAARWPVDLELLWSAALDEAAGVAGEGRAAAPPGFRLEELARLYLGEEAAPEALLALAVQLSRENTFFEAAEGRLLPRSAERVEAARREASALEARGRRLAALAAWVERLRPSLARRLEGEPPPPAPPDPAAPAWIHEELLPPEARDEARALALWALHGEARPPSAELAQASGLEGADEALELLEAAGVLDQDVNETFERHELPRGRSAAALEEARRLLERRPGSGLPRALAEAVGAPVLAVDSAETREVDDAISFWAEGDRLCLGVHIAAPALAVPAGGPLEREAMRRGETFYFPEGVLPMFPAELVEGWLSLSEREARPALSVYLRFDAASGELLEEELELALLCLSARLTYDEVDRTLAGGGEAGAGPEARFAAPLERLRAFTERLEEGRVAAGAHRFEHSEVEVRVEGGSIRVEPLYDTPARRLVAEAMIWGNHGFARFLARSRVPAPFRTSRRGEGARVSVEPGPHEVLALNPYIQATSPLRRFGDLVAQRQLLALLREGRPFYDELAMGELIGYIERGMSEVRRALQTRQRYWLLRYLELHRDQVFEGQAGETGACTLPALGGLEGRLTAPARGRLRVQVAQVRPRRQSLRLRPLGQAAEEAGEGPQDGSPAAGPEGEGAPSAGPETGGFAQRPAL; encoded by the coding sequence ATGCAGATGGTGGTCTGGGAGCGCCGCCGCCGGCTCCAGGTGGCGGCGCGGCTGAACGGCGGGCCGCGGGGCCGCTGGCTCCTGCTGGCGCCCGACGGCGAGCGGGTGGAGCTGGCGCCCGAGCGCGCCTGGCTGGTCGGGGAGGCGCCGGGGGTCGGCGAGCCTTCCTCGCGGCTGGAGGTGGCCGCCGCCCTGGAGGCGCTGGCCGCGCGCTGGCCCGTCGACCTGGAGCTCCTCTGGTCGGCCGCCCTGGACGAGGCGGCCGGCGTCGCCGGCGAGGGCCGCGCCGCCGCCCCGCCCGGCTTCCGCCTGGAGGAGCTCGCCCGCCTCTACCTGGGCGAGGAAGCGGCCCCCGAGGCGCTCCTCGCCCTGGCCGTCCAGCTGTCGCGCGAGAACACCTTCTTCGAGGCGGCCGAGGGCCGCCTTCTGCCGCGCAGCGCGGAACGGGTCGAGGCGGCCCGGCGCGAGGCCTCCGCCCTGGAGGCACGCGGCCGGCGGCTGGCGGCGCTGGCCGCCTGGGTGGAGCGGCTCCGCCCCTCCCTGGCCCGCCGCCTGGAGGGGGAGCCGCCGCCTCCGGCGCCGCCGGACCCCGCCGCCCCCGCCTGGATCCACGAGGAGCTCCTGCCCCCCGAGGCGCGCGACGAGGCGCGCGCCCTGGCGCTCTGGGCGCTCCACGGCGAGGCGCGACCGCCCTCGGCGGAGCTGGCGCAGGCCTCCGGCCTGGAGGGCGCCGACGAGGCGCTGGAGCTGCTGGAGGCGGCCGGCGTGCTCGACCAGGACGTCAACGAGACCTTCGAGCGCCACGAGCTGCCCCGCGGGCGCTCGGCGGCCGCGCTGGAGGAGGCGCGCCGGCTGCTGGAGAGGCGCCCCGGCAGCGGCCTCCCCCGCGCCCTCGCCGAGGCGGTCGGGGCGCCGGTCCTGGCGGTGGACTCGGCCGAGACGCGCGAGGTGGACGACGCCATCTCCTTCTGGGCAGAGGGCGACCGCCTCTGCCTGGGCGTCCACATCGCCGCGCCGGCGCTGGCCGTGCCCGCGGGCGGGCCGCTGGAGCGGGAGGCGATGCGGCGGGGCGAGACCTTCTACTTCCCCGAGGGCGTCCTGCCCATGTTCCCGGCCGAGCTGGTGGAGGGCTGGCTCTCGCTCAGCGAACGGGAGGCGAGGCCCGCCCTCTCCGTCTACCTCCGCTTCGACGCCGCCAGCGGCGAGTTGCTGGAGGAGGAGCTGGAGCTGGCGCTCCTCTGTCTGAGCGCGCGCCTCACCTACGACGAAGTGGACCGGACGCTGGCCGGGGGCGGGGAGGCGGGGGCCGGTCCGGAGGCGCGTTTCGCCGCGCCTCTCGAGCGGCTGCGCGCCTTCACCGAGCGCCTGGAGGAGGGGCGCGTCGCCGCCGGCGCCCATCGCTTCGAGCACAGCGAGGTGGAGGTGCGCGTGGAAGGCGGCAGCATCCGGGTGGAGCCGCTCTACGACACGCCCGCGCGCCGCCTGGTGGCCGAGGCCATGATCTGGGGGAACCACGGTTTCGCCCGCTTCCTGGCGCGCTCCCGCGTCCCCGCGCCCTTCCGCACCTCGCGCCGCGGCGAGGGCGCCCGGGTGAGCGTGGAGCCGGGGCCGCACGAGGTGCTGGCGCTCAACCCCTACATCCAGGCCACCTCGCCGCTGCGCCGCTTCGGCGACCTGGTGGCCCAGCGCCAGCTGCTGGCGCTGCTCCGTGAGGGGCGGCCCTTCTACGACGAGCTGGCCATGGGCGAGCTGATCGGCTACATCGAGCGCGGCATGAGCGAGGTCCGGCGCGCCCTGCAGACCCGCCAGCGCTACTGGCTCCTGCGCTACCTGGAGCTCCACCGCGACCAGGTCTTCGAGGGCCAGGCCGGCGAGACGGGCGCCTGCACCCTTCCCGCCCTGGGCGGCCTGGAGGGGCGGCTGACGGCACCCGCGCGCGGCCGCCTCCGCGTCCAGGTGGCCCAGGTCCGCCCGCGGCGGCAGAGCCTCCGCCTCCGTCCGCTGGGCCAGGCGGCCGAGGAGGCCGGCGAGGGGCCGCAGGACGGCTCGCCGGCGGCCGGCCCGGAGGGGGAGGGCGCACCGTCGGCCGGCCCGGAGACGGGCGGCTTCGCTCAGCGCCCGGCGTTGTAG
- a CDS encoding DoxX family protein, whose protein sequence is MGVMRLFRDRAYSWIWLLLRVYVGWQWLVAGWEKLHEDVWVGAKAGTAITGFWTKGAGLLVGPDGKPVPGSAHWWYRDFLHFLINIHAGPAFSYFIVGAELLVGLGLIFGFLTPIAAAGGALMNLNFMLAGSSSSNGWLYTLALLILVAGTNAGYLGVDRWLWPRLFGRREEAEAARGEAAG, encoded by the coding sequence GTGGGCGTCATGCGACTCTTCCGCGACCGGGCCTACAGCTGGATCTGGCTCCTGCTGCGCGTCTACGTCGGCTGGCAGTGGCTGGTCGCGGGCTGGGAGAAGCTGCACGAGGACGTCTGGGTGGGCGCCAAGGCCGGGACGGCCATCACGGGCTTCTGGACGAAGGGCGCGGGCCTGCTGGTGGGTCCCGACGGCAAGCCGGTCCCCGGTTCCGCGCACTGGTGGTACCGCGACTTCCTGCACTTCCTGATCAACATCCACGCCGGTCCGGCCTTCTCCTACTTCATCGTGGGGGCGGAGCTGCTCGTCGGGCTGGGGCTGATCTTCGGCTTCCTCACCCCCATCGCCGCCGCAGGCGGGGCGCTGATGAACCTCAACTTCATGCTGGCCGGCTCCTCCAGTTCCAACGGCTGGCTCTACACGCTGGCCCTGCTCATCCTGGTGGCCGGGACCAACGCGGGCTACCTGGGCGTCGACCGCTGGCTCTGGCCGCGCCTCTTCGGGCGCCGGGAAGAGGCGGAGGCCGCCCGGGGAGAGGCCGCCGGCTGA
- a CDS encoding citrate synthase (catalyzes the formation of citrate from acetyl-CoA and oxaloacetate), with the protein MPNETPKAGLEDVVAGMSEICFIDGLEGRLLYRGYDIHDLAEHASFEEVVYLLWYGALPTRAQLERLESELGGHRLPADVLEYLRRAPKQANPMSILRTAVSMLSDSDERADDNSREANLAKAARMTALIPAIVAAYARLRQGLEPVEPRPELGLARNFLYMLNGRQPEERVGRMFDVCLVLHADHELNASTFAARETVSTLSDLYSAITSAVGTLKGPSHGGANTAVMKMLLEIGEPERVDAWIHEALDNKKKIMGFGHRVYRTEDPRATHLREFSRELCERTGNGKYFLMQQRIEEIMLQEKGLYPNVDFYSATTYYSMGIPVDLFTPIFAVSRISGWTAHALEQYANNRLIRPRAEYVGPTRETYVPIDER; encoded by the coding sequence ATGCCCAACGAGACGCCGAAGGCGGGTCTGGAAGACGTCGTCGCCGGGATGTCCGAGATCTGTTTCATCGACGGCCTGGAGGGACGCCTGCTCTACCGGGGCTACGACATCCACGACCTGGCCGAGCATGCGTCCTTCGAGGAGGTCGTCTACCTGCTCTGGTACGGCGCGCTGCCCACGCGGGCGCAGCTGGAGCGGCTGGAGTCCGAGCTGGGCGGCCACCGGCTGCCCGCGGACGTGCTGGAGTACCTGCGCCGGGCGCCGAAGCAGGCCAACCCCATGTCCATCCTGCGCACGGCCGTCAGCATGCTCTCGGACAGCGACGAGCGGGCCGACGACAACTCGCGCGAGGCCAACCTGGCCAAGGCGGCGCGGATGACGGCGCTCATCCCGGCCATCGTGGCCGCCTACGCCCGGCTGCGCCAGGGCCTGGAGCCGGTGGAGCCGCGGCCGGAGCTGGGCCTGGCCCGGAACTTCCTCTACATGCTCAACGGCCGCCAGCCCGAGGAGCGCGTCGGCCGCATGTTCGACGTCTGCCTGGTGCTGCACGCCGACCACGAGCTGAACGCCTCCACCTTCGCCGCGCGCGAGACGGTCAGCACGCTCTCCGACCTCTACTCGGCGATCACGTCGGCCGTCGGCACGCTCAAGGGCCCCTCGCACGGCGGCGCCAACACGGCCGTGATGAAGATGCTGCTGGAGATCGGCGAGCCGGAGCGGGTGGACGCCTGGATCCACGAGGCGCTGGACAACAAGAAGAAGATCATGGGCTTCGGCCACCGCGTCTACCGCACCGAGGACCCGCGGGCGACGCACCTGCGCGAGTTCTCCCGCGAGCTCTGCGAGCGGACCGGGAACGGCAAGTACTTCCTGATGCAGCAGCGCATCGAGGAGATCATGCTCCAGGAGAAGGGGCTCTACCCCAACGTCGACTTCTACTCGGCGACCACCTACTACTCCATGGGCATCCCGGTCGACCTCTTCACGCCCATCTTCGCCGTCAGCCGCATCTCCGGCTGGACGGCGCACGCGCTGGAGCAGTACGCCAACAACCGGCTGATCCGGCCGCGCGCCGAGTACGTGGGACCGACCCGCGAGACGTACGTGCCCATCGACGAGCGCTGA
- a CDS encoding DMT family transporter: protein MPGFLWAILSALAFSTEGLLARAAAAGGGAVPPVLLLRYAVAVLALRAAERLGAGGREEAAPAPRSLRLELVLSGVVGYAGTTLLLFASFARLPTSLAILLLYTYPVWVSLGAHWLGEERLTRRRVAALAVALAGTFLVAGASWAGGREWSAGVLLALAAALSNTVQMLLVHRVIAAGTPPERAARLSVSWGLLALLAVAAWTGAALPGSGSMAWSWLRGGPGGWSAGAWWASLALGLVPTFVAILALARSLERIGPARTAILATSEPVFALLWGVLLLGERLAPSQLLGALVLLAGLVWLVHGEPEASEAGDRAPRRAGSAAR, encoded by the coding sequence TTGCCGGGCTTTCTCTGGGCCATCCTCTCCGCCCTCGCCTTCAGCACCGAGGGTCTGCTCGCCCGCGCCGCCGCCGCGGGCGGCGGGGCCGTCCCGCCCGTGCTGCTCCTTCGCTACGCGGTCGCCGTGCTGGCACTCCGCGCCGCCGAGCGGCTGGGCGCCGGGGGCCGGGAGGAGGCCGCACCCGCTCCGCGAAGCCTCCGGCTCGAGCTGGTGCTCTCCGGCGTCGTCGGCTACGCTGGCACCACCCTTCTCCTCTTCGCCAGCTTCGCCCGGCTGCCCACCTCGCTCGCCATCCTGCTCCTCTACACCTATCCGGTCTGGGTCTCCCTGGGCGCGCACTGGCTGGGGGAGGAGCGGCTGACGCGCCGGCGGGTGGCCGCGCTGGCGGTGGCGCTGGCGGGCACCTTCCTGGTGGCGGGCGCCTCCTGGGCCGGCGGACGGGAGTGGTCGGCAGGCGTCCTCCTGGCGCTGGCCGCGGCGCTCTCCAACACCGTGCAGATGCTCCTGGTCCACCGGGTGATCGCCGCCGGCACGCCGCCCGAGCGGGCCGCCCGCCTCTCCGTCTCCTGGGGGCTCCTCGCCCTCCTGGCCGTGGCCGCCTGGACCGGCGCCGCTCTGCCCGGCTCGGGGAGCATGGCCTGGAGCTGGCTCCGGGGAGGTCCCGGCGGCTGGAGCGCCGGCGCCTGGTGGGCCTCCCTCGCCCTCGGCCTCGTCCCCACCTTCGTCGCCATCCTGGCCCTGGCGCGCAGCCTGGAGCGCATCGGGCCGGCCCGGACGGCCATCCTGGCCACCAGCGAGCCCGTCTTCGCCCTGCTCTGGGGCGTCCTCCTCCTGGGTGAGCGCCTCGCCCCGAGCCAGCTGCTGGGCGCGCTGGTCCTGCTGGCGGGCCTCGTCTGGCTGGTCCACGGCGAGCCCGAAGCGTCCGAAGCCGGGGACCGGGCGCCACGGCGGGCCGGCTCCGCCGCCCGCTAG
- a CDS encoding helix-turn-helix domain-containing protein → MRSLGERLRRLRLERHLSLYDVERLTGRHFSTIGRYERGERQPDLETLRELATTYGVSMAEILGDTASLVSYLPRDLRETATLLLDRPDLRRLIQLAASFEPPVVEQLCSLLALLGPGGPSPGREEARRPS, encoded by the coding sequence GTGCGCAGCCTGGGCGAGAGGCTCAGGCGCCTCCGCCTCGAGCGTCATCTCAGCCTCTACGACGTCGAGCGGCTGACCGGCAGGCACTTCTCCACCATCGGCCGCTACGAGCGGGGCGAGCGGCAGCCGGACCTGGAGACGCTGCGCGAGCTGGCCACCACCTACGGCGTCAGCATGGCCGAGATCCTGGGCGACACCGCCTCGCTGGTCTCCTACCTGCCGCGCGACCTGCGCGAGACGGCCACGCTCCTCCTGGACCGGCCCGACTTGCGCCGCTTGATCCAGCTGGCGGCTTCCTTCGAGCCGCCGGTGGTGGAGCAGCTCTGCTCTCTGCTGGCGCTCCTCGGCCCGGGCGGCCCGTCTCCGGGACGGGAGGAGGCTCGCCGGCCGTCCTGA
- a CDS encoding SIMPL domain-containing protein (The SIMPL domain is named for its presence in mouse protein SIMPL (signalling molecule that associates with mouse pelle-like kinase). Bacterial member BP26, from Brucella, was shown to assemble into a channel-like structure, while YggE from E. coli has been associated with resistance to oxidative stress.), whose product MTSQGSSVPPPRSPRAALPVLAAALLALLGLLALLVLPGLPVPLRRPPQAAALAAPAGSADGTATLTVGGSGSVQATPDWARLQLGVRVRAASAQAASQAAGAAMEKVLQALRQAGVDSRQIQTSDYSLAPVYGSEGTAAAPSAYEAVHMLSVGVPADRAGAVLDAAAQAGANQSGGVVFDLRDRSALERQAVQLAIDDARERAQAAAAHAGLRLLGLRSLQVGDAGSPIPFAVRSLPAAEAAVPLQPGQLTVTATVQAVFDAAPAGG is encoded by the coding sequence ATGACGTCGCAAGGCTCCTCCGTCCCGCCGCCGCGCAGCCCCCGCGCCGCGCTCCCGGTGCTGGCGGCGGCGCTGCTGGCGCTCCTCGGCCTGCTCGCCCTCCTGGTCCTGCCGGGCCTGCCCGTCCCGCTCCGCCGCCCGCCGCAGGCGGCCGCCCTGGCCGCGCCGGCCGGCTCGGCGGACGGGACGGCCACCCTCACCGTGGGCGGCAGCGGAAGCGTCCAGGCGACGCCCGACTGGGCGCGGCTCCAGCTGGGCGTCCGCGTACGCGCCGCCAGCGCCCAGGCCGCCTCGCAGGCGGCCGGCGCCGCGATGGAAAAGGTGCTCCAGGCGCTCCGCCAGGCCGGCGTCGACAGCCGGCAGATCCAGACCTCCGACTACTCGCTCGCCCCCGTCTACGGCTCGGAGGGAACGGCCGCCGCCCCGTCGGCCTACGAGGCGGTCCACATGCTCTCCGTCGGCGTGCCGGCCGACCGCGCCGGCGCCGTCCTCGACGCCGCCGCCCAGGCCGGGGCCAACCAGTCGGGCGGGGTCGTCTTCGATCTGCGCGACCGCAGCGCGCTGGAGCGCCAGGCGGTCCAGCTGGCCATCGACGACGCGCGCGAGCGCGCCCAGGCGGCGGCGGCCCACGCCGGTCTGCGCCTCCTGGGTCTGCGCTCGCTCCAGGTGGGCGACGCCGGCTCGCCCATCCCCTTCGCCGTCCGTTCCCTGCCGGCGGCCGAGGCGGCCGTGCCGCTCCAGCCGGGCCAGCTGACCGTCACCGCCACCGTCCAGGCGGTCTTCGACGCGGCCCCCGCGGGCGGCTAG
- a CDS encoding VanW family protein — MAGGRPAGLDDRRLRELLRRYRLSVAMGTYRTSYAHASASQAGNIELTARRLDGQVVEPGAVFSFNGRLGPYDRAHGYGEGRMFLGDRIVPSVGGGVCQVASTLFNAVVLAGLPVVERHLHGLLVPYLPPGQDATVAEEAGLDFRFRNDRSYPLVVAADTLPGRWLRVTVWGREQPPEIRWEHRISDWRPAPLERLPAGPGEGKGEPLPGGGRLLAPGQPGLTVHSWIVRSLPGGWQRIDMGVHTYLPSPRILRLPPTAPGGRGGPEGGRAGGGRPGA; from the coding sequence GTGGCCGGCGGCCGGCCGGCGGGGCTCGACGACCGGCGCCTCCGGGAGCTCCTCCGCCGCTACCGCCTGAGCGTCGCCATGGGCACCTACCGCACCAGCTACGCCCACGCCAGCGCCTCCCAGGCCGGCAACATCGAGCTGACGGCGCGGCGCCTCGACGGGCAGGTGGTGGAGCCGGGCGCCGTCTTCTCCTTCAACGGGCGGCTCGGCCCGTACGACCGCGCCCACGGCTACGGCGAGGGGCGCATGTTCCTCGGCGACCGCATCGTGCCCAGCGTGGGCGGAGGGGTATGCCAGGTGGCCAGCACGCTCTTCAACGCCGTGGTGCTGGCCGGCCTGCCGGTGGTGGAGCGCCACCTGCACGGTCTGCTGGTGCCCTATCTGCCGCCGGGACAGGATGCCACCGTCGCCGAGGAGGCCGGCCTCGACTTCCGCTTCCGGAACGACCGCTCCTATCCTCTGGTCGTCGCCGCCGACACGCTGCCCGGACGCTGGCTGCGGGTGACCGTCTGGGGCCGCGAGCAGCCGCCCGAGATCCGCTGGGAGCATCGCATCTCCGACTGGCGGCCGGCGCCGCTGGAGCGCCTGCCGGCCGGGCCCGGAGAGGGGAAGGGCGAGCCGCTCCCCGGGGGCGGCCGCCTGCTGGCCCCCGGGCAGCCGGGCCTGACGGTCCACAGCTGGATCGTGCGCAGCCTCCCCGGCGGCTGGCAGCGCATCGACATGGGCGTCCACACCTACCTGCCCAGCCCGCGCATCCTCCGGCTTCCGCCGACCGCTCCGGGCGGGCGGGGCGGCCCCGAGGGCGGCCGGGCCGGCGGGGGGCGACCGGGGGCGTAG
- a CDS encoding DMT family transporter, producing MPPALLLAGRILLLAGEQLLVKRLAGGRAGELAVTFLFFAWATLALLPFALGAALGAGGDAARQGMLRLAGRWPELVAAGLVYTAAFALYVAGLVRGELSRVAPLAAVNQLALLVLAVGFGGERPTLPRLAGMALMAAGTVRLARPVPAGDGGAAEEERWAARATVGYGVLAAAARLLDREAAAGLPPVLYAAVVDAQVTFWTALAVTAGGEWGEVAGLLRRRPGATAGAGAANAGSYLLLVLLLPRLPLTVLEPAGALAGLLAALAGIALDGESGRGKLLPALLMAAGSFCLAA from the coding sequence ATGCCGCCGGCTCTCCTGCTGGCCGGGCGGATCCTCCTGCTGGCGGGCGAGCAGCTGCTGGTCAAGCGCCTCGCCGGCGGCCGGGCGGGCGAGCTGGCGGTCACCTTCCTCTTCTTCGCCTGGGCGACGCTGGCGCTCCTGCCCTTCGCCCTGGGCGCGGCGCTGGGGGCCGGGGGCGACGCGGCGCGGCAGGGGATGCTCCGCCTGGCCGGGCGGTGGCCCGAGCTGGTCGCCGCCGGCCTGGTCTACACCGCCGCCTTCGCGCTCTACGTGGCCGGCCTGGTGCGGGGCGAGCTGAGCCGCGTGGCGCCGCTGGCGGCCGTCAACCAGCTGGCGCTCCTCGTGCTGGCGGTGGGCTTCGGCGGCGAGCGGCCGACGTTGCCGCGCCTGGCCGGCATGGCGCTGATGGCGGCGGGGACGGTCCGCCTCGCCCGGCCGGTGCCGGCGGGGGACGGGGGGGCGGCGGAGGAGGAGCGCTGGGCCGCCCGGGCGACGGTGGGGTACGGGGTACTGGCGGCGGCCGCCCGCCTCCTCGACCGGGAGGCGGCCGCCGGGCTTCCTCCGGTGCTCTACGCCGCCGTCGTCGACGCCCAGGTGACCTTCTGGACGGCGCTGGCGGTCACCGCGGGCGGCGAGTGGGGCGAGGTGGCCGGGCTCCTGCGCCGCCGGCCGGGGGCGACGGCGGGGGCGGGGGCGGCCAACGCGGGCTCCTATCTGCTGCTGGTCCTGCTCCTCCCCCGGCTGCCGCTGACGGTGCTGGAGCCGGCCGGCGCGCTGGCCGGCCTCCTGGCCGCGCTGGCCGGCATCGCGCTGGACGGAGAGAGCGGGCGCGGAAAGCTCCTGCCGGCGCTGCTCATGGCGGCAGGCTCCTTTTGCCTGGCGGCCTGA
- a CDS encoding polysaccharide deacetylase family protein, whose translation MKAVFWGSGGCRGWRRALACAGAAAALVALAGLARALAMGATTAPPAASPAASPSATAPGRATARVVTAARPGDHLIALTFDDGPDPRFTPEILAILRRYRAEATFFVVGQEAQRHPDLVRAIAAAGSEVASHGWSHTSFQRLSEGAMEEELARTNRLIRSLTGRPARLFRPPYGRYNATVLSVAARLGMTVVLWTPGHDPFDWAGALPGLIVQRCCNRIQGGEIILLHDGGGDRRNTVRALGAILERLRAEHYQVVTVSEMLERAARLGSTGRSAGSAAAPRPAAAPASR comes from the coding sequence GTGAAGGCGGTCTTCTGGGGCAGCGGCGGCTGCCGCGGCTGGAGGCGCGCCCTGGCCTGCGCCGGAGCGGCCGCGGCGCTGGTGGCCCTCGCCGGCCTGGCGCGGGCCCTGGCCATGGGGGCGACGACGGCGCCGCCCGCCGCATCGCCGGCGGCTTCGCCCTCCGCCACCGCACCGGGGCGCGCCACCGCCCGGGTGGTGACCGCGGCCCGGCCGGGCGACCACCTGATCGCCCTCACCTTCGACGACGGGCCCGACCCGCGCTTCACGCCCGAGATCCTCGCGATCCTGCGCCGCTACCGGGCGGAGGCCACCTTCTTCGTCGTCGGCCAGGAAGCCCAGCGCCATCCCGACCTGGTGCGCGCCATCGCCGCCGCCGGGAGCGAGGTGGCCTCCCACGGCTGGAGTCATACCAGCTTCCAGCGGTTGAGCGAGGGGGCCATGGAGGAGGAGCTGGCGCGGACGAACCGGCTGATCCGGAGCCTGACCGGGCGGCCGGCTCGCCTCTTCCGGCCGCCCTACGGGCGCTACAACGCCACCGTCCTCTCCGTCGCCGCGCGGCTGGGGATGACGGTGGTCCTCTGGACGCCGGGCCACGATCCCTTCGACTGGGCCGGGGCGCTGCCCGGGCTGATCGTGCAGCGCTGCTGCAACCGCATCCAGGGCGGCGAGATCATCCTTCTCCACGACGGCGGCGGCGACCGCCGGAACACCGTGCGCGCGCTGGGCGCCATCCTGGAGCGGCTGCGGGCGGAGCACTACCAGGTGGTGACGGTCAGCGAGATGCTGGAGCGGGCGGCCCGGCTCGGGTCGACCGGCCGGTCCGCCGGGTCCGCCGCGGCCCCGCGCCCGGCGGCCGCGCCCGCCTCGCGTTGA